One Leptospira bouyouniensis DNA window includes the following coding sequences:
- a CDS encoding OmpA family protein has translation MFRNLLCILFASSFIFQCQTTTKPEWMESESFQKFCGCVHIDESKPSEHLGSLPVGSLDKLGTPEYLEKLYKGLRSDFEHTGTPFEEVGGSLVAKGVELKRIEDDEKRLRELLIIIDGDVAFPSGKSTLTPKAKELIAKVGDAMEAYPETNCRIGGHTDSVGAFSMNLKLSKERSQSVKKELKLVHKIAEERFKEVDGYADQYKIVDTMLAEKKNRRTEIYVGTVRIVY, from the coding sequence ATGTTTAGAAATTTATTGTGCATTTTGTTTGCATCATCATTTATTTTCCAATGTCAAACCACCACCAAACCAGAATGGATGGAATCGGAATCGTTCCAAAAATTTTGTGGCTGTGTTCACATCGATGAATCCAAACCGAGTGAACATTTAGGTAGTTTGCCAGTGGGATCCTTAGATAAACTAGGAACACCTGAATACTTGGAAAAATTATACAAAGGACTACGAAGTGATTTTGAACACACAGGTACACCATTTGAAGAAGTGGGTGGGAGCCTTGTTGCCAAAGGGGTTGAACTCAAACGGATTGAAGACGATGAAAAACGCCTAAGAGAATTACTCATCATCATTGACGGGGACGTTGCTTTCCCGTCTGGGAAATCTACACTCACTCCCAAAGCAAAAGAACTCATCGCAAAAGTCGGAGATGCCATGGAAGCATACCCGGAAACCAACTGTAGGATCGGTGGCCACACGGACAGTGTGGGAGCCTTTTCAATGAACTTAAAATTGAGTAAAGAAAGATCCCAATCCGTAAAAAAAGAACTCAAACTTGTCCATAAAATCGCAGAAGAGCGATTTAAGGAAGTGGATGGTTATGCAGACCAATATAAGATCGTTGATACTATGTTAGCTGAGAAAAAAAACCGTAGAACCGAAATTTACGTAGGGACAGTTCGCATTGTTTACTAA